The DNA window TATGGATCAATAAAAGTAAGTTTTTACTAATAATAGTTAAAACCATCACATAATTACATTTTAGAATTTTGAGGGTGTgatagacaaaataaaaaataaaataagtaaaatgTAAATAAAGTTTGTGTCAATTAGAGCATTTACATTCATGTCACCCAATTTAATGATATAAATaagttttatttaatataatatattacttCACACTTTTCAATTATTTAAACAACTCAACTATATTTTCTAAATATCTATACCACTCATCTAAAATTCTAAAATGAGTCTTAGATATTTCACAATATATTCAAATTTTACATTATCTTGGGCTAAGCCACAGTGCCTGTGCAGAGCTACTATTAAAATTTTGGCCACTATACAAAGCCACAGTAAAGTCAAATATACAAGACACCATGACATAGTGTCATTAAAAACCGTGAAGCCACTCAAGTTTATAGTCGAGATTGATGCCCTTATATCTTTACACAACTAAACTGCTACGAACGTATATGGCATTGTTCTTTGAATTAACTAATCGATTAGGCTTCTGAGCGGATCAATTAACGCATGAGTCAATTACCATAAATATTAcaactcaaattttatttttgaagtagGGATGGAATAGGGGAAGACTATTACGTTTAGCTGATCTATTTAAGTCTAAGCTAGCCTaatctatttaataaaaaaagttttatttcATACTCTTATATTTATTCTGATAATTTTAtactttataaaatattttaactctACATTTgtataattttgattaatttattacTTTATTGTTTACTATTCTTTTATGTTTTCCAAAATTTTAGAGTTTAAACGCCGTATTTGTACCAGATAACTGTCAGAAATGTCATCcggtatatttttttaatttattggatAATTTGAAGTTACGTAATCcagtttgtatttttttattggaGAACTAATTGAGTAGTTATTCagtttatattattttaactGTACCGGATAAAGGGACAAGTATCTGAGAAGCCTAAATCGTCGCTTTCTCTTCTTCTATTGGTGGCTCAAGAACATAGTTGCCCTTATCAACAACAGTCAAAGCATTGGTTTCAAAAGCATGGGAAATTGGAAGTCCTGATGTAGAGGAAGAAACCATTGTTCTCCTTTGAATATTGATAAAGATGGAGATTGAAATGGTATGGGGGTTTGAGAAGTGACAACTttttgaggaagaagaagaagaaagaggaaaATAAAAATGAGGAGATATTTATAATGTGAAATGTTTCGATTTTTCCCCAACAAAGTAAGACAAGTGGCGCTGCAAAAACGGACACTTGGCGTTTGAATTTCTTGAaggaatttttattaaatatttttcctTAATGAGGTTTAATCGTGTGGACCTGATTGTCCTTTGAAATTGGAGCAATGATTATCAACTGCACCCATGTCATTGACGTGACAGTTTGGTAGAAATTAGTCATGATGGCTATAAAGGTGTCTAGCTGATGTGACATGTACATGCTACTCCAAACAGTGTCGAATAGTTACAAAAAATGTCACCTTTCTTCCATCTGATTACATATATCAAAAGTGGCATTTTTGGGGGCATTTGTTAGCCTAAGAATTCTAGCTGGAGTAAAGTCAACAAAGAGTGCTAATAACTACGATGGAAAATGCTAAGTGTTGATctcgactttacgtgtctattagtcggaagactgcaagtgcacagtcgtgtcgtgtagttttaaaagatatcgaatccacagggaccaatgtcaacctactaTATTCTATCGCTGCTTTGTAAAGTTAAGGCTAGcgatattttaattttgttttagggaaaaaataatactaaatctagataaaatattaataaacggAAACCTGTACGTAATTCGTCTAACTTAGGAAATCCAAAGTTCCACTGGCCAggtttttaatcaaataaaaaatcctTTATTAACTATGTCAGTTTAAAAGTCCtcttctcaaactctcgctctattgatttagactacgatcctaactcataatgtacgctctcgctgtcccatCGGATTTATAAACGCTTTTGGAAAACAAcagaattaataaaatgcccttttcatgtaaatattatttacttaaaaaccattgtctcaaactctcgctctattgacttagattatgctaatattccctaatgtacgctctcgctgtcccgccgagtttaaaaacactttttaaaaataaataaatatctaattagttctaatacgctctcgctgtccttaaaactaatgtgcATTGTCTACTATCcggttaaatatctcaaactcttACTCTATTGATTTCTAACCTTAGCCCAGTTTTAAAATCTCAAACTTCCGCTTTGTTGATTTTATAAACTTTTAATAAATTCAATTAGACACTAAAACCAGAAAAaggtgatttttaataaaatatgatttaGGCCAGTTTAACTCGGATCCCTTTGGTTATATTagtttacataccgatatctaatCGATTTAGCTaaacatacttaaagaaacaaacatgaaattataattattaaccaTGAATGTGTGCATATTTAGATTTgtaatgataaaaaatattataagagcaagaaattaaaataattgcaaataaatgaacctggaagtaaagcagacgaaatagacttgaataaaattacgaacaaaacaaatcttgaaacttgaataaagctttgaaataatgtcggcaagatagtaatccaagagtacataaattgtaggcctaaaactaatggtgtggtagttcctcaatgtgagaaactaccacttttacaaagtgaatttatgcctaaaactatgaacagcgcttccgcgcacAAAACTTGGATACCGAAAATATGAATGCTCGATCCTTTTTATAATCAATGGAAAAGGAGGTTGTTTTCAGCATTATGGGAGAAAAAGTGGAGCTAGTAGGTAGTTGGAGAAAAATGGAGATAGTGGGAAGTTGGAGAAATAATAGGAGGCGGGCGTCTTAGTTTCAAAATGTGAGAGTGGGTCAACTGAGACgtggcaaagaaagaaaagtggGGTGGATTAGGTGAGAAGTTGAGACGTGGGCCTTTGGACCCAAGAGGTGGGCGCCTCTTGCTTTGGGGGTGGGGGCCTCAATGCTTGAGGTGAGCGTCCCACGTGCTCAGGTTCTcatatatttctttttttctttccaccttcttttcttcttctctatttctttccttcttatttctttccattctctattttttcttcatttcttctctttaattcttcttttttctttcttttgtgaattaATCTGATTAAATTCAAAGTACCTGAAAAGACAATAATATCggcataatactaaaataaagtaagataattaaaagaaaatacaaaaattatttatgtaaatcaaatcaaatatactATATAATTTCGTGTTATCAAGTGTCAAGAAGTCTCAACTGAAAAGTTTTGACATATTAACCATGTCGACTAAAGTAGTTCGACTAACATGGTAAGCAAGGTTTGGAAGAATCTCAAGAACAGATCCACAATATTAGGATCACTCTCTCTTCAAAACATGTCCAAAATATCAAAAAAGGATTTTCGACAAAATGGTTGGATTCGACGAGGTCTCCAATTATCTAGGACTTAGTATATTTTATAAGTCTAAGAGTCGGTTAAGTGAAGGGATGCTTCGACAAGTGCTATAGAACTTAATCGGATATTCTTAAAGGCCGTTGAGAAATTCGAAACAGTTATCAACACAGTTATCAGCATCATACTTGGTTTCTCAATAGTTATATCCTTAAAGACACGTAGAAATAAGTTAGAGCATGAAGGCCTAAGTTGTGGGATACGTTTCAAATCCATAAGATTGAACCGTTGTCGATGGTTATCTTTGTAGTAGTATATATAATGCAGGCTTATGCATTGTAGTTGAGGTCGCAAATTCTCACTGATTCTCTATAGAACTAAAGTACGCAAGTCATCGAGCAAAATAGTTTGTGAGAAATGTGAGTCTTCGTCCATTCTTTAAACTTTCAGAGAATCTTTTGTATTCGAAACATTTTACGTTTAATGTCATTTACATTATTACTTTGTTTCTCGTATATTATCTTTTTTCAAAGTTTATTGTTTACCTCCAGTTGTTTTTTATTCAAACATTTTAAACCTAAAGCGCACACTTTTCTATACGGTTTTTCTTTGTACAATATGTCTTTGAAATTTTTCGAGTTAATCTCTTAAGTGAATTAACCTCgtgattaataattaaatttgtgaatatcaaatattttaaatttaattaaataattttatttatgttatctattaaaattattttgttatcaattaattttattttaaatgttattttatttgtttcacgAAATTATTTTCGTAATTTCCGACAAATTAAAAAGAAGatataaaaagtaaaagaatgataACAATTTTAACAAATTGATTTGTTAACTATTTCTCTCTGTTCTTTTTACATGTcactaaaaattatatatatatatatatatatatatatatatatatatatatatatatatatatatatatatatatatatatatatatatatatatataaaataaattttattgtttttaatattattatttcttttaataacatctttaatattaattattttattttatcaactCATCTCTCAACAATAAATAATATACTATTGAAAATTTTATGATTATGATGCATTAAAGCTTGAAAACCACAAACAATCGGAAAAAAAAAATTGCAGATGCAAAATGTAAAAAAGAAATGTAGGGaataattaattcatattaacaaaaataaaatgtgaaaattaataatatgaaaatataaatCATGAATAACTTAAACTTGCTATATGAGTTTACGATGGTGAGTTTAACTCCttgatttttttaaatctaaatcatttAACTCTAATTTAGATCAATTCTTGTGGAAGCTGTGAAGTTTCAAATGCAGGCAATATGGGTCCATTATTTAACACTAAGAGTCGTTGTTTTCACCCAAATAACCTTTGAAAGTGAAGAATCTCGTGAATAACATAAATGACCAAATTCTAACTCATTTATTTCTATTATGTTCTTTCTCGTGACCACACTTACTCCAATCCAATACACAACACCAACTCATTAACCCATTCATTTATTACAACAACCACctctataaataatatttgtcaCATGACCAAATCACACACAACACAAACTCTAAATTCAAAATATCATGAAGACTCGTATCAATTCAAATTTTCCCTTATTATGTTTCACTATATTGTTGTTTTGGTCTCATTTAGTAATCTCTTACACGGTTGAGATTTCAGATTCTAATAGCTCCACCGTGCCTTCTAGTTCCACACCACTAATTGATGGCATTTCCACCAAACAAGACACTGCCAAAACCGATCGTCGCGAACAACAAGCAGTTTATAATATtatgaaggcaacaggcaacaattggGCCACCGACATTCCCGATGTTTGTCGTGGTCGGTGGCACGGAATCGAATGCATGCCCGACAAGGACAATGTTTTCCACATTGTCTCCCTCTCCTTTGGTGCTCTCTCCGATGATACCGCATTTCCCACGTGTGATCCCACACGTTCCACTATATCACCCTCTATCTTGAACCTCCCTCATCTCAAGACTCTTTTCTTTTACCGTTGTTTTAGTTATAATCCTCATCCTATACCATCTTTTTTGGGCCAATTGGGCTCATCATTGCAAACACTTGTTCTTAGGGAAAATGGACATGTAGGCCCAATTCCTAATGAGTTGGGTAATCTTACTCGTCTTAAAGTTCTTGATCTTCATAAAAATAATCTCAATGGTTCAATACCGGTTTCATTGAACCGGTTAACCGGTTTAAGATCGTTGGATTTGAGTGTTAATCGGTTCACTGGTTTCATACCCGAACTGACTTTACCAAATTTAAATGTATTGGACCTGAACCAGAATCGTTTAATAGGCCCAATCCCTTCCACTATTTCGGAGTGTCACTCTTTAATTAAACTTGATTTCAGTCGCAATAGGCTCTCGGGCCCAATACCGGATAAACTAAAAGGCCTAGATGATCTTATGCTTATGGATTTGAGCTTCAACCGTATTCAAGGCCCATTTCCAACATCACTAAAAGGCTTGAGCTCACTACAGGCCTTAATTCTCAAAGGAAACCCAATGGACTCAACAATAGTACCCAACGACGGATTCGACGGTATGGACGGTTTAATGATCTTAATTATGTCGAATACGAATTTGCACGGCCCGATCCCGGAATCATTGGGTAAATTACCCAACCTCCGCGTGCTTCATCTCGACGGGAACCACTTCAACGGGTCGATTCCGAAAAACTTTCGAAATTTAAAAAACTTGAGTGAGCTTAGGCTGAATGATAATGGGCTAATTGGGCCGGTTCCATTTGAAAGAGAAATGATTTGGAGAATGAAAAGGAAGCTAGAGTTAAACAACAATTTAGGGCTTTGTTATGATGCAAGTAGTGGGCTTGGTGATAGTATGGACTCTGATTTTGGTATTGGTTTGTGTGAGAGTTCAAGCCCGGGTTTGGTTAGGACAGTGCAACATGTTTCAGACATGAAAAGTCCAGCCCATGATGCTTCAATCTCATCATCAAAATCTGCACTTACAAGCCCATTGGGCCTAACTACTTTTGCTATCTTTATTACTTTAATTTTCTTGTAAGTAAGTATATATTCATTTAGTATAGCATAGGAAAAGAATCTTAGAAAGACCTTGTAACACTCTCTTAGCAATATCAATGTTTTTTCAAATTACAATTTTCATgctgattttaatgaaaaatagattGCGAGTATATTTTGTTGTTAGAAAAGACAAAACTAACCAAGTACATACACTATCATGGATGATGTAGATATTTTGTGAAAAGTTGTTACTAATAGCTACCCACCCTTTCATTGCACCATAAaccaaagatatatatatatatatatatatatatatatatatatatatatatatatatatatatatatatatatatatatatatatatatatatatatatatcatatagtTTGTAGTCAGTGAATCCAAATCTGCAATTAGAATCATTTAAGGAGCACACATGCTTAAGAAGATATGTCGGGTGATGTTTGAATTTACATACTTCATTGTGATTAGAAAATGGTCAGAAAACAACAAGAAGAACATGGTCAACAAATTTTACTACCCTATGAAATATGAATAATTTGTGATCTTTTCCTCTTTTTGGGGGTTGTAATCTTGAATTATACTGCAAATCTTTTGTGCACGACTTTGTAATATGATAGTAGTCCAAGTTATGTTCACTTGTGGTCTCTGATAAAATGTTTTTGAAGGTGTAATATTATTATTCAAGTGCTAAACTTATGTAATTTGACTCCTCCTCAATCAAATTAGTGGCATCATTCAACAACTTTTGATTTGCTTAGTAAATTTCAAGAGTTgattcaacaacaaaaaaatgatagtgataattaaattaaataagtcaGTAGATAAAGCTTTAACCTGAAACCCATCTAAAATCTATTGCAAATGAACTTAATTTGTGCATATTTTAATTTACTTTGTTGTTAATGATCACAAGATGTTTATTTATAGAGGATTTAAGTTGTCACCCTTAAAATTATATTTGGCACCCCTAGTTTTtcttaatactaaaaatatcccttttcaaaaaaaataacaatattttCGAATAAATTTTTCGGTATCATGATAAAAAAATTCTGCAGTAACAAAATTTTCGATACATTATAAATTTTTACGggaatttcaaaaaaattcattatGTACCGAATATTTAGTTCATttgtaatttctgaaatttttcataaaaaaattgaacTAACGGATATTTCAGAATTTCTGGTAAGACTtaccagaaattttgaaatttgtggtattccactaaatttttttaaacaatttccaATATGAACATGAAATTTTTGGTATTCTATTTACTATTTTCAAAGAATTTTCGGTGTGGTATCCAAATTTCCAATATCgtccaaaaattatgaaattttcatTAAGAACGTGAATTagtgaaaaaaattgaataggaTTATAATGGTATTTTCATTGGAATCGGGGGTGTTAAATATAATTCAAGGAGTGGCGTGTAAAAACCTCTTAGTTAATTAGTTAATTGTATATCAAgtatcataattaattaattattaccttttaaatttaaattacactTCAACACTCTCTTAGTTCTTAGTTCAAAGTATTTATGCTTATTACATTAAGTATAATTCTCATCTCTTTGAATTTTTCAAGATTGTTTTGGTTAGTGATTTTACCGGTTGGTCAGAACCAGAAAGTAGGACAGAGACGTCTTGCACAATGATGGTGATGCGGAGAAAATACAAGGCACTCTGACTATCAAGTAAGTAGGAGCACAAATATGTTTGAATGTTCTAGGGTTTGAAAAATGTGTTTCCTGACCCTTTCAAATGAGAGGGTTTTTATATTGTCCCTCAGCGCTTGGCCATTGGTCCACATTTTGGGCTGGATCGTGGATCTGGGACTAAAATGCGTGACTTCCAGGATTCTATGAGTATGCTTAGGAATCCTAGGAGGCTGTTCGTTATTAGCCATTAAGCGCGCAGAGAAGTACCTCTGGGCGGAAGAGATGCCCAGCGAGCAAAGGGTTGCCTGCTCCCCGAAGGAGGGGGTAGAGCGGATGTCCTGCTGCTGGCCGAGGTCATCGGCGATGTGCTTTCCTCGGTCTAGATGGGAATGTGTCATCGATAGAGGGGCAGGAGGAAAGGGTTTCCCTTGCCCTCTGTTGGTTGGGCCAAGGTTATTGGGTCGTCCTGGGTGCAAGAGTTGATTGGGTCATGCCTAGGCATTGGGCCAGTCCGGAACAGTTAGAATATTTGATATATAATCCTCTATTATGTACTATGAAGCACAGACAACCCAAATACAACTCTGACATTAATACGTCGATgctgataataatttgaaaaaatgaataaaataaacgtAATCGCAAGTGTCGGCGCAAGTGTTTGATACTGACACGAACACATACACGTCGTTCTTCATAGATGTCGGTGCTACTTAAGTTATGTAGTATGTTAAATTAATTTTGTCGTTGCTTACTTGATATATAAGAAAGTGAAACTTAGTTTGAATATGTTTGCTTCTTCCATGAGCTATAATATATTCTTTGCAATGTTAAATGTTGATTTGTtatatactatttattttatttgtttctctTTGTTTATCTTCACCTTAatcatcaaatattttattcacaatcCTTGATAAGCTACATTGCAAGATGATAGGGTTACCAATGTTTGGTTTTTGGAGCACCATAAAATTGGAGAATTGAACACCTTGAACATTTATCATATTGTGCTTACGCTTTCCACTTGTTTCTATGTTAATCAAAGACACAAAAATTAATCAGCTAATCATTTTGGCCATCATATTTTAGAAATAAGATGTATTGGTCTATTGTATCTTTAAGATATCTTATGATCCTCTTGATTTCTTGCATATGTGAGAGTTTAGGTTTCTACATAAATATTCTCAATACATCTACAATATAACATATATCAAGTCTAAATTGCAATAGAGGTGTTCGCATGCCGGTTTGATTCGATTTTTAGAGAAGTTGATATCAAAACCGTTCAAAAATATATGGATTGATCCAAATCGGAAAACAACGGATTGGTTTGGGTTTGATTGATAGGATACGTTgtgaaaattatttgaaaataataattttaattaaatcaataatttaCCATACAATGAAATTTTTCATAAGTGTGGTAGCAATTTTGTCCATTGAACATtcaaaaatatataacataaaaaGTATCTAACACAAAGGCTTTTTAGTCTACAATTAGCCACTTGTCAGAATATGGAGGTGTTAGTCAATAGATTAGattaatgtgaatgaagaacataCACACAAGGTTCTCTCAAATTTTTGGATAAATGGGTCTTGGTTCTTGATTGATATCATGAGCTTGATTAATTATGAATAACACAACAAGATTAATCAACTCACTCCCTCTTATTCAATCTAAAAAACAACAAATTTTACAAGAGCAAGATGTAACAAAAAGAAGTGAATCTGACATGGATTACACTAAAGAAGTTGTTATACAAATGAATAGAAAGAATCAAGGTGATGGGTATACACACACTAAAGAAATGAATACAAATTTTCATTTTGTCTATATGGGTTTCTTCCACATGTTTCACACACTTTcaacaaagaaacaactatttAAATCTAAGATGAAAAATTGGATTTGTAAACTATGGTTCGAGTCAAGAGGAAATTATGATTTAAATCACAAGATTTTGCTATTCAAATCACAAGATTTTTCTATTCAAATCAATCTATatgtttgatttgaatcattGCGAGCAGAGCCCAATCTTGGCTTCATGGATACATCTGATTCAAATTAGAATTAACACTTGATTCGAGTCACATGAGATTGTTATTCGAAAGGTTCATTTGTTGATTCGAATCAATTCATCCAGAGGAAAATTCCAATTTTCCCAAGGTTCTTGACTCGAATAAAAATTAACACGTGATTCGAATTAAGTAACTCAACATCCAGGTTAAGAGCtataacttgtgattcaagccaCGCTTTATGAAACGACAGAAGAGCAATTTGTAAGGCTAAAAAAGAAATATTATCATGGATTAAAACACTTTAATTTTTTAAGTAATGAGGTTTCTCACTCGTACAACAACATAATAGCCGAAGCCATTACAATACAAATACTCAAATAAACTATAACAACTACATTCAAATTGgaaaaaacatcaaaacaaataaacaataacGTGACTGGACTTTCAGTCCCCCGTTTTTGATGTTTGGAAAATTTAAGATATTATTGTTGATCAATTATTCAAAGTGTTATTTGGAATTCGATGGATGAAATGAATCCGGTGAGTTTCCTTAGCGTACATGTGACTAGTGTAGAATACTTTGATTGAGTTGTAAAAGTTATAAAGCTGCCCTGCATTAACCACTTAATGTGTGTAAATATTGATAATATCTCGATACCTTCTCCCCTTTGACAAAGatcaaaaagagagaaaagatagAGAGAAAGCACTTGCAAATAGTTAAATCCAAGACAATACCAAATCCAAAAATAAAATGTCATGTTTAGTGAACTAAGCAAGCACCATATAAATACAAGTTATCACAAACACACAATTTTAATAAAGATATCAAGAAAAAGATAACATAATGAGAATCACATAGATCATTCACATGTGACTAAAAAACTTGTCACAAGATACATAATCCAAAATGTAGTCAATAATCATAAAATATACACTCAACCAAAATCACATAAAAATACATATATGCTAATGTTGTGATATGCATgaaaagctaaaaataaaatcaaggaaGGCCAGATGCATCATCAGAAGGAGGTGCAACAGCTGTAGGTTATGAAGCAAGGTCGGTCTTTGGATCAAGATCAGAAGAGCCAACATAAAAGATGACATTAGATATACCAAGGTAGTCAACAACAGCTTTCCCAAAATCCACTTGAGTAGTCACTCGAGCTTCAACAACTTGCATCTCAACCTTCAATTCTTCTTTCAAACTCTTACGGCTTTCTTCACCTTCTCTTGCCACAACTTCACTTCTACTCATGATCCTTTCTTCTCTGACCTTGTTATCCTCCAAAATCTTCCTAGCCAACTCATCAAGATAAGTTTTCATGTCACCAGTTAACAACCCAGTACCAGATGCACTAGCCTCATCAAAAGGGTCTTTCACTAGTTCCACAATCTGATCATCATACACCTTCCTGCCAAATTTCTCAAGATAATAGTAAACACCATCAGTGTCTTTGTAGTACATTATCATCGAAACTCAGCATTCATCCAGAATATTCGGAGCTTCGACTAAATCATCTTCCTTGGATGAAATACCATTAATCTCTAAAATCATCTGCACAAAAGAAGAGTAAAACAGGGGTCTATTTGAGTTTTCCTTGCAGAAGAGCATCCACTTAATACTGAACTTCACCAAATCAAATCTATAATTTGTAAAAAGAGCCCACATCAGATAGAGGTCAAAGTCGTGAGCCTTGGCCCAATTTCTAGGTTTCTTGTAGAACACCTTAACAATAATCTAGTGGAGAATTGACATGTTGAACTTCACTTAACTAATAAGGAAGTTTGACATACTAATATTCTCATCCACAGATTTAGAAATGGACAAAACAAACTGAACTCTATCATAATAAAGGTATGTCTCTAgcagtagtaatacttgaaccaAAACAAGTTAAACCAAAATACTCAGTAAAATTATGAAAGCCAAACTTTACAACACGATCTTTGAATCTACTCTCAAGTCCAGCAGTAGTAGGTTTAAGGCTGCAGTAAAAATATTTAACATGATCAGGATTAAATTTCTTGTTGAAACCAATAAATTTCAACAAGTTGTGGTTTGCAAAAGGTTTAAGAAATTTTTCTCTCAACTCAGTTTCAGAGGTAGAATCAACATGATACTCAGAATCAACATGCTTATTCAAGAAATTGTCATGGTACTGTTTCAAACTATCCTCAAGAAGTAGATGAATTACCTTGTGGCACATAA is part of the Vicia villosa cultivar HV-30 ecotype Madison, WI linkage group LG2, Vvil1.0, whole genome shotgun sequence genome and encodes:
- the LOC131654052 gene encoding protein TOO MANY MOUTHS; protein product: MKTRINSNFPLLCFTILLFWSHLVISYTVEISDSNSSTVPSSSTPLIDGISTKQDTAKTDRREQQAVYNIMKATGNNWATDIPDVCRGRWHGIECMPDKDNVFHIVSLSFGALSDDTAFPTCDPTRSTISPSILNLPHLKTLFFYRCFSYNPHPIPSFLGQLGSSLQTLVLRENGHVGPIPNELGNLTRLKVLDLHKNNLNGSIPVSLNRLTGLRSLDLSVNRFTGFIPELTLPNLNVLDLNQNRLIGPIPSTISECHSLIKLDFSRNRLSGPIPDKLKGLDDLMLMDLSFNRIQGPFPTSLKGLSSLQALILKGNPMDSTIVPNDGFDGMDGLMILIMSNTNLHGPIPESLGKLPNLRVLHLDGNHFNGSIPKNFRNLKNLSELRLNDNGLIGPVPFEREMIWRMKRKLELNNNLGLCYDASSGLGDSMDSDFGIGLCESSSPGLVRTVQHVSDMKSPAHDASISSSKSALTSPLGLTTFAIFITLIFL